The proteins below come from a single Etheostoma spectabile isolate EspeVRDwgs_2016 chromosome 4, UIUC_Espe_1.0, whole genome shotgun sequence genomic window:
- the sys1 gene encoding protein SYS1 homolog, with translation MASHFRSYIWDPVLIVSQIVLMQCIYYSFLGLWLAGVDSLVQSSRSLDQIFSYEVLGFATMQGRLILMAFILNSLTCALGLWLFIRRGKQCLDFTVTVHFFHMIGCWIYNAHLPDALSWWLVNVACMALMAVIGEYLCMQTELRAIPVNSGPKSNL, from the exons ATGGCCAGTCATTTTCGTAGCTACATCTGGGATCCGGTCCTCATAGTGAGTCAGATTGTGTTGATGCAGTGCATCTACTACAGCTTCTTGGGCCTGTGGTTAGCTGGAGTGGACAGTCTGGTGCAATCTAGTCGGTCACTGGACCAGATCTTCAGCTATGAA GTTCTTGGTTTTGCAACAATGCAAGGCAGGCTTATACTGATGGCATTCATCTTGAACTCTCTAACCTG CGCCCTCGGTCTGTGGCTCTTCATCCGTCGGGGGAAACAGTGTCTGGACTTCACAGTCACCGTGCACTTCTTCCATATGATCGGCTGCTGGATATATAATGCTCATCTTCCAGATGCCCTGTCCTGGTGGCTCGTCAATGTAGCCTGTATGGCGTTGATGGCTGTAATCGGAGAGTACCTGTGCATGCAAACTGAGCTAAGGGCTATTCCAGTTAATAGCGGACCCAAATCTAACCTGTGA
- the LOC116687769 gene encoding neuritin, with protein MSSARAGGQVTSAVGRSRERRIPRPLLGLKWDDMGFFMSTKSGGILAFALVFLSLMMLPGDSDAEVNCENIYKDFSDCVLELGESMDNYQENVTSERGVEAVCSHWEAFHTCALTALSDCQEEVSSIWETLRQDSMKMRFQGSLFDLCSPSSSPSISFPLAALTLPVIGLIMTWPN; from the exons ATGAGCTCAGCGCGCGCTGGGGGGCAGGTAACGTCAGCAGTCGGCCGGAGCAGGGAAAgacg CATCCCGCGCCCTCTGCTCGGCTTGAAATGGGATGATATGGGATTTTTCATGTCGACGAAGAGCGGAGGGATTCTTGCTTTTGCCCTGG TATTTCTGTCCTTGATGATGTTGCCAGGAGACTCAGATGCAGAGGTGAACTGTGAGAACATTTATAAGGACTTTTCTGATTGTGTCCTGGAGCTTGGAGAGAGCATGGACAATTATCAGGAGAACGTGACCAGCGAGAGGGGAGTGGAGGCTGTATGCAG CCACTGGGAAGCTTTCCACACATGTGCCCTCACAGCGCTGTCCGACTGCCAGGAGGAAGTCAGCTCCATCTGGGAAACTCTAAGGCAAGACTCCATGAAGATGCGCTTCCAGGGAAGTCTGTTTGACCTGTGCAGTCCCAGCTCCTCGCCCAGCATAAGTTTTCCTCTTGCTGCCCTCACCCTGCCAGTGATAGGGCTGATCATGACTTGGCCCAACTGA
- the ssr1 gene encoding translocon-associated protein subunit alpha, translating to MFNFGSKLLVLLLLAFPCGLISIGRVSADSHSAEDIAEDPDAALDEEEDDEEVLVEEDQIQPSEGDEEDSDEAADKLLTSHPDADTTILFMTGEEFPANEIVRFLVGFTNKGSQDFTVQSLEASFRYPQDFQFYIQNFTALPLSTVVQPQSQASFEYSFIPAQPMAGRPFGLVILLNYLDTEGNVFQTAIYNQTVTIIELEEGLDGETMFMYIFLVGLVALMLFGMYQVLETRTKKRIPVKIEKGTGGMNDVDISWIPQETLNVMNKASPKASPRKRTNRAAGADQ from the exons ATGTTCAATTTCGGATCAAAATTGCTGGTGCTATTACTCCTGGCCTTCCCCTGTGGATTAATATCCATCg GCCGGGTCTCTGCAGACTCCCACTCTGCTGAGGACATTGCTGAGGACCCAGATGCTGCATtagatgaggaggaagatgatgaagaggtgCTCGTTGAAGAAGATCAAATACAACCATCG GAAGGAGACGAAGAAGACTCTGATGAAGCAGCTGATAAACTGTTAACATCTCACCCTGATGCCGACACAACCATCCTCTTCATGACAGGAGAAG AGTTTCCTGCCAATGAAATTGTGAGGTTCCTGGTGGGTTTCACCAACAAGGGAAGTCAGGATTTCACCGTTCAGTCGTTGGAGGCCTCCTTCCGTTACCCCCAAGACTTCCAGTTCTACATTCAGAAT TTCACAGCTTTGCCTCTGAGCACTGTAGTGCAGCCTCAGTCTCAGGCCTCCTTTGAGTACTCCTTTATCCCAGCTCAGCCCATGGCAGGGCGCCCTTTTGGTCTTGTTATCCTCCTCAACTATCTTGACACTGag GGCAACGTTTTCCAGACTGCCATTTACAACCAGACTGTCACCATCATTGAGCTTGAAGAGGGATTGGACGGGGAAAC AATGTTCATGTACATCTTCCTGGTTGGACTGGTGGCCCTGATGCTCTTTGGGATGTACCAGGTCCTGGAAACGAGGACG aaaaagaGAATCCCAGTAAAAATAGAGAAGGGCACTGGTGGGATGAATGATGTGGACATCAGCTGGATTCCTCAGGAGACTCTCAATGTCATGA ACAAGGCTTCCCCTAAAGCATCTCCACGGAAACGAACCAATAGGGCAGCTGGAGCAGATcaataa
- the rh50 gene encoding rh50-like protein, producing MNVTTSLKVRLPALVLVLEVVMIVLYAVFVTYDDNANAKLQNNKTNPMENSMYGDYPFFADVQVMIFIGFGCLLAFFRFYGFSGMVFNFLTATFAIQWAILMQGFFQFYYDGKIHLGVINLLNAEFACAVVLISFGAVLGKTSPVQLLVMALLEISVFSLTEWAVLKYIRINDAGGTILIHLFACYFGLGVTFVLYRPSLNEGHSKEITSYHSDILSVMGTLFLWVFWPSFNSALTFKGDDQHRAILHTFIGLSSSTITAFALSVLFNKRGKLTMADIQNVTLAGGVTVGASVDMMISPVAAYALGIMGCIACFFGYKYLTPFLARRMRIQDQCGIHNLHGLTGLISSAAGICAILLATEETYGPSMYQIFSHRAPPEGDPKLLELQRLIPGLKPGLGRTAQEQALFQVAAVFSTIAASAIGGLLTGLVMKLPFMASPSYQDCFDDELFFDMPSDFDSVEVIKTPISYDEKIQMSSMTTKVNTLRQSL from the coding sequence ATGAATGTGACTACAAGTTTAAAAGTGCGCCTGCCGGCACTCGTGCTAGTGTTGGAGGTTGTCATGATAGTTCTTTAtgctgtttttgtcacttatGATGACAATGCCAATGCTAAGCTGCAAAACAATAAGACCAACCCGATGGAGAACTCCATGTATGGAGACTATCCCTTCTTTGCCGACGTGCAGGTGATGATCTTCATAGGCTTCGGCTGCCTGCTGGCCTTCTTCCGATTTTACGGTTTCAGTGGAATGGTCTTCAACTTTCTTACGGCTACATTTGCGATCCAGTGGGCAATCCTGATGCAAGGTTTCTTCCAGTTTTACTATGATGGTAAAATTCACCTGGGAGTGATCAACCTTCTGAATGCAGAGTTTGCCTGTGCTGTGGTGCTCATCTCTTTCGGAGCTGTGCTTGGGAAGACAAGTCCCGTTCAGCTCCTGGTCATGGCACTGCTGGAgatctctgtcttttctttgaCAGAGTGGGCTGTGTTGAAATATATTAGAATCAATGATGCAGGTGGCACTATTCTTATTCACCTGTTTGCCTGCTACTTTGGTCTAGGGGTGACGTTTGTGCTCTATCGCCCAAGCCTGAATGAGGGACATTCTAAAGAAATTACTAGCTACCATTCTGACATTCTCTCTGTAATGGGAACCTTGTTCCTCTGGGTGTTTTGGCCTTCATTTAACTCTGCTCTGACCTTTAAGGGTGACGATCAACACAGAGCAATACTTCACACTTTTATAGGTCTCAGCTCATCCACTATCACCGCCTTTGCACTCTCTGTATTGTTCAATAAGAGAGGCAAGCTCACAATGGCTGATATTCAGAACGTGACTCTGGCAGGTGGTGTGACAGTTGGAGCGTCTGTGGACATGATGATTTCCCCTGTAGCTGCATACGCCCTGGGCATCATGGGCTGcattgcttgtttctttggATACAAGTACCTGACTCCATTTTTGGCCCGACGCATGAGGATCCAAGACCAATGTGGTATTCACAACCTCCACGGGCTTACTGGCCTCATATCATCTGCTGCAGGGATCTGTGCCATCCTGCTAGCCACTGAAGAAACCTACGGGCCCAGCATGTACCAGATATTTTCCCATCGTGCTCCACCTGAGGGAGATCCAAAGCTCCTGGAACTGCAGAGGCTGATTCCTGGGCTGAAGCCGGGCTTAGGTCGTACTGCGCAGGAACAAGCTCTCTTCCAGGTGGCAGCTGTCTTCTCCACCATCGCAGCATCTGCAATTGGTGGGCTGCTCACTGGTTTGGTCATGAAGCTGCCTTTCATGGCATCCCCATCTTACCAGGACTGCTTTGATGATGAGCTTTTCTTTGACATGCCCTCTGACTTTGACAGTGTAGAAGTGATTAAGACCCCTATAAGCTATGATGAAAAGATACAAATGAGCTCTATGACCACCAAAGTCAACACACTGAGGCAGTCATTATGA